One Capsicum annuum cultivar UCD-10X-F1 chromosome 2, UCD10Xv1.1, whole genome shotgun sequence genomic window carries:
- the LOC107860726 gene encoding AUGMIN subunit 6 isoform X2, with protein MTMDREKEREVELESAMYTNCLLLGLDPSIIGIGAGNSTPRVGFFRHSNPKLGEQLLYFILSSLRGPTQSAKDFDKVWPIFDSAQSRDFRKVVQGIISELESQGALPRSNSRVSSLATCCGPRFVELLWQLSLHALREVHRRMFAADVASNPLPASLTDVAFSHAATLLPVTKARIALERRRFLSNAETAVRRQAMWSNLAHELTAEFRGLCAEEAYLQQELEKLQDVRNKVKMEGELWDELVSSSSQNSHMVQRATRLWDSLLSRKNQHEILASGPIEDLIAHREHRYRISGSALLTAMDQSSIAPPPDLASLHQDNKDQDGRSQADVNREKHVKSSDSSHIQVEDNTFSRVDERIARGHPTVDIAEVLRRWTHALQRVHKQSLQLAKANDGEGPELLRSSHDGGTGGHAESLAATLAEHKQHLASIQVLINQLKEVAPSIQSSILELTEEVSSISSTSSRMANLQGRSHSPVDAQSSGRTLEHSVDEVAEMSSRLSSMQFEKTSASPTTLKLPPLFSVTPNSSGKGGAQKRQISAQTSQIENMPEMKSLDQQLLNNDTSFVQNLKRSVREAALCSQSYHQGSSQDSRSDDSSEHYFEPVSGVGFSQNGDRANLLRRKKLFVSEPDSSFLGTDAPDNHINIKSDGLPDLLNDLQSVDDYDGFLSTMGSSSSFSDAHRSFYDLEEAQEQVFSPPLLMDASLLADSYEDLLAPLSETETALMEH; from the exons ATGACGATGGACCGAGAAAAGGAGAGAGAAGTAGAATTGGAAAGTGCAATGTACACCAACTGTTTGTTACTAGGGTTAGATCCGTCGATCATTGGAATTGGCGCCGGTAACAGCACACCTCGGGTCGGGTTTTTCCGTCATTCGAACCCTAAATTAGGCGAACAGCTTCTCTACTTTATCTTATCTTCTCTTAGAGGTCCTACTCAATCCGCTAAG GATTTCGATAAGGTTTGGCCGATTTTTGATTCTGCACAATCTCGCGATTTTCGCAAG GTTGTACAAGGGATTATAAGTGAGCTGGAATCACAAGGGGCATTGCCTAGAAGTAATTCGAGGGTCTCATCGCTTGCTACATGCTGTGGACCAAG GTTTGTTGAACTTTTATGGCAACTTTCACTGCATGCTTTGAGGGAAGTTCATAGGCGAATGTTTGCTGCTGATGTTGCTTCTAACCCCTTGCCTGCATCATTAACGGATGTAGCTTTCTCACATGCTGCCACACTACTTCCTGTAACTAAG GCTAGGATTGCTCTCGAAAGAAGAAGGTTTTTGAGTAATGCAGAAACAGCAGTACGTAGACAGGCCATGTGGTCTAATTTGGCTCATGAATTGACAGCTGAATTTCGAGGCCTTTGTGCTGAAGAG GCTTATTTGCAGCAAGAACTGGAAAAGCTGCAGGATGTGAGAAATAAAGTAAAGATGGAAGGTGAACTGTGGGATGAACTTGTATCAAGCTCAAGTCAGAACTCACATATGGTTCAAAGAGCTACCCGTTTGTGGGACTCTTTGTTGTCTCGCAAGA ATCAACATGAGATTCTCGCCTCTGGTCCAATAGAAGATCTTATCGCTCATCGTGAGCACAG GTATCGCATCTCTGGCTCAGCTTTGCTCACAGCTATGGATCAAAGCTCTATAGCTCCACCACCTGATTTGGCTTCTTTGCATCAAGATAATAAAGACCAAGATGGAAGATCACAAGCAGATGTGAATAGAGAAAAACATGTAAAGAGTTCAGATTCTTCTCATATCCAAGTAGAGGATAACACGTTTTCTCGAGTTGATGAGAGAATTGCAAGAGGCCATCCTACTGTTGATATAGCAGAAGTTTTGAGGCGTTGGACGCATGCCCTACAACGTGTTCATAAGCAGTCCCTTCAACTG GCAAAAGCTAATGATGGAGAGGGTCCAGAGCTTTTGAGGAGTTCACATGATGGTGGTACTGGTGGTCATGCGGAGTCCTTGGCTGCAACTCTTGCTGAACATAAGCAACACCTTGCAAGTATACAG GTGCTTATAAATCAACTGAAGGAAGTTGCTCCCTCCATACAGAGTTCAATTTTAGAACTCACAGAAGAAGTTAGTAGTATTTCGTCCACTTCATCCAGAATGGCCAATCTTCAGGGTAGATCACATTCACCTGTTGATGCACAGAGCAGTGGGAGGACATTG GAGCACAGTGTTGATGAGGTAGCTGAGATGAGCTCAAGATTGTCATCTATGCAATTTGAAAAGACATCAGCCAGTCCCACTACTTTGAAGCTCCCACCTTTGTTCAGTGTAACACCAAATTCTTCGGGAAAAGGTGGTGCACAGAAGCGACAGATCTCAGCCCAAACCAGCCAAATTGAAAATATGCCTGAGATGAAGTCTCTGGATCAGCAATTATTAA ATAATGATACAAgctttgttcaaaatctgaagagATCTGTCAGAGAAGCTGCACTTTGCTCCCAATCTTACCATCAGGGATCGTCTCAAGACAGTCGTTCTGATGATAGTTCTGAGCACTACTTTGAGCCTGTCTCAGGGGTTGGGTTTTCGCAGAACGGAGATCGGGCAAACTTGTTGAGAAGGAAAAAGTTGTTTGTGTCAGAACCAGATTCATCGTTTTTAGGGACTGATGCTCCAGATAATCATATAAACATCAAGTCTGATGGACTGCCTGACTTATTAAATGATCTGCAGTCTGtggatgattatgatggttttcttTCAACTATGGGTTCTAGCTCTTCATTTTCTGATGCACATAGGTCATTTTATGATCTGGAGGAAGCTCAGGAGCAAGTATTTTCACCTCCTCTGCTTATGGATGCATCATTATTAGCAGATTCATATGAGGACTTGCTTG CACCATTGTCAGAAACTGAAACTGCCCTGATGGAGCATTGA
- the LOC107860729 gene encoding plant UBX domain-containing protein 1 encodes MIIDSVAPAIKRQRFTTVDPMDLESAKVKLAAAKEKFGCEIRVFETASASSAPPEVSSNVSEEPEDFYEFTPEDYYRLLGTKKEEKHLKTKKIREAEEAARRARMTKAVIRVRFPDNYILEATFHPSEKIQSLLDLLMKVIAHPELPFYIYTTPPKKQIKDVSQDFYSAGFIPGAVVYFSYDLPKGDDGAAASGSYLQEEVLSLQGLDSMIEKVEPGEPSRDESPARNPPASVEDQKPAADKKKIKPKWLKL; translated from the exons ATGATAATTGATTCTGTTGCACCAGCTATTAAGCGCCAGAGATTCACCACCGTTGATCCAATGGACTTAGAATCAGCTAAG GTGAAGCTTGCAGCTGCAAAAGAAAAGTTTGGATGTGAAATCCGTGTATTTGAAACAGCATCAGCTTCTTCAGCGCCTCCTGAAGTTTCCAGCAATG TGTCAGAGGAGCCAGAAGACTTCTATGAGTTCACCCCGGAGGATTATTATCGACTTTTGGGAACAAAAAAAGAAG AGAAGCACTTGAAGACAAAGAAAATTCGCGAGGCAGAAGAAGCTGCACGCAGAGCAAGGATGACTAAG GCTGTAATCAGAGTGCGCTTTCCAGATAACTATATATTGGAGGCCACATTTCACCCATCAGAGAAAATCCAGAGCTTACTTGACCTCCTTATGAAAGTGATTGCTCACCCTGAACTGCCTTTCTATATCT ATACTACTCCTCCGAAGAAGCAAATAAAAGATGTATCTCAGGATTTCTATTCTGCTGGATTTATTCCTGGTGCTGTTGTCTATTTCTCTTATGATCTGCCCAAAG GTGATGATGGTGCTGCAGCCTCAGGATCCTATCTTCAAGAAGAGGTCTTGTCTTTGCAAGGATTGGATTCTATGATAGAGAAGGTGGAGCCTGGTGAACCTAGCAGAGATGAATCTCCAGCACGCAACCCCCCTGCTTCTGTAGAAGATCAAAAGCCTGCTGCTGATAAGAAGAAAATTAAGCCAAAGTGGTTGAAATTGTGA
- the LOC107860726 gene encoding AUGMIN subunit 6 isoform X1 gives MTMDREKEREVELESAMYTNCLLLGLDPSIIGIGAGNSTPRVGFFRHSNPKLGEQLLYFILSSLRGPTQSAKDFDKVWPIFDSAQSRDFRKVVQGIISELESQGALPRSNSRVSSLATCCGPRFVELLWQLSLHALREVHRRMFAADVASNPLPASLTDVAFSHAATLLPVTKARIALERRRFLSNAETAVRRQAMWSNLAHELTAEFRGLCAEEAYLQQELEKLQDVRNKVKMEGELWDELVSSSSQNSHMVQRATRLWDSLLSRKNQHEILASGPIEDLIAHREHRYRISGSALLTAMDQSSIAPPPDLASLHQDNKDQDGRSQADVNREKHVKSSDSSHIQVEDNTFSRVDERIARGHPTVDIAEVLRRWTHALQRVHKQSLQLAKANDGEGPELLRSSHDGGTGGHAESLAATLAEHKQHLASIQVLINQLKEVAPSIQSSILELTEEVSSISSTSSRMANLQGRSHSPVDAQSSGRTLEHSVDEVAEMSSRLSSMQFEKTSASPTTLKLPPLFSVTPNSSGKGGAQKRQISAQTSQIENMPEMKSLDQQLLSNSFDNPPQDNDTSFVQNLKRSVREAALCSQSYHQGSSQDSRSDDSSEHYFEPVSGVGFSQNGDRANLLRRKKLFVSEPDSSFLGTDAPDNHINIKSDGLPDLLNDLQSVDDYDGFLSTMGSSSSFSDAHRSFYDLEEAQEQVFSPPLLMDASLLADSYEDLLAPLSETETALMEH, from the exons ATGACGATGGACCGAGAAAAGGAGAGAGAAGTAGAATTGGAAAGTGCAATGTACACCAACTGTTTGTTACTAGGGTTAGATCCGTCGATCATTGGAATTGGCGCCGGTAACAGCACACCTCGGGTCGGGTTTTTCCGTCATTCGAACCCTAAATTAGGCGAACAGCTTCTCTACTTTATCTTATCTTCTCTTAGAGGTCCTACTCAATCCGCTAAG GATTTCGATAAGGTTTGGCCGATTTTTGATTCTGCACAATCTCGCGATTTTCGCAAG GTTGTACAAGGGATTATAAGTGAGCTGGAATCACAAGGGGCATTGCCTAGAAGTAATTCGAGGGTCTCATCGCTTGCTACATGCTGTGGACCAAG GTTTGTTGAACTTTTATGGCAACTTTCACTGCATGCTTTGAGGGAAGTTCATAGGCGAATGTTTGCTGCTGATGTTGCTTCTAACCCCTTGCCTGCATCATTAACGGATGTAGCTTTCTCACATGCTGCCACACTACTTCCTGTAACTAAG GCTAGGATTGCTCTCGAAAGAAGAAGGTTTTTGAGTAATGCAGAAACAGCAGTACGTAGACAGGCCATGTGGTCTAATTTGGCTCATGAATTGACAGCTGAATTTCGAGGCCTTTGTGCTGAAGAG GCTTATTTGCAGCAAGAACTGGAAAAGCTGCAGGATGTGAGAAATAAAGTAAAGATGGAAGGTGAACTGTGGGATGAACTTGTATCAAGCTCAAGTCAGAACTCACATATGGTTCAAAGAGCTACCCGTTTGTGGGACTCTTTGTTGTCTCGCAAGA ATCAACATGAGATTCTCGCCTCTGGTCCAATAGAAGATCTTATCGCTCATCGTGAGCACAG GTATCGCATCTCTGGCTCAGCTTTGCTCACAGCTATGGATCAAAGCTCTATAGCTCCACCACCTGATTTGGCTTCTTTGCATCAAGATAATAAAGACCAAGATGGAAGATCACAAGCAGATGTGAATAGAGAAAAACATGTAAAGAGTTCAGATTCTTCTCATATCCAAGTAGAGGATAACACGTTTTCTCGAGTTGATGAGAGAATTGCAAGAGGCCATCCTACTGTTGATATAGCAGAAGTTTTGAGGCGTTGGACGCATGCCCTACAACGTGTTCATAAGCAGTCCCTTCAACTG GCAAAAGCTAATGATGGAGAGGGTCCAGAGCTTTTGAGGAGTTCACATGATGGTGGTACTGGTGGTCATGCGGAGTCCTTGGCTGCAACTCTTGCTGAACATAAGCAACACCTTGCAAGTATACAG GTGCTTATAAATCAACTGAAGGAAGTTGCTCCCTCCATACAGAGTTCAATTTTAGAACTCACAGAAGAAGTTAGTAGTATTTCGTCCACTTCATCCAGAATGGCCAATCTTCAGGGTAGATCACATTCACCTGTTGATGCACAGAGCAGTGGGAGGACATTG GAGCACAGTGTTGATGAGGTAGCTGAGATGAGCTCAAGATTGTCATCTATGCAATTTGAAAAGACATCAGCCAGTCCCACTACTTTGAAGCTCCCACCTTTGTTCAGTGTAACACCAAATTCTTCGGGAAAAGGTGGTGCACAGAAGCGACAGATCTCAGCCCAAACCAGCCAAATTGAAAATATGCCTGAGATGAAGTCTCTGGATCAGCAATTATTAAGTAATTCATTTGATAATCCTCCACAAG ATAATGATACAAgctttgttcaaaatctgaagagATCTGTCAGAGAAGCTGCACTTTGCTCCCAATCTTACCATCAGGGATCGTCTCAAGACAGTCGTTCTGATGATAGTTCTGAGCACTACTTTGAGCCTGTCTCAGGGGTTGGGTTTTCGCAGAACGGAGATCGGGCAAACTTGTTGAGAAGGAAAAAGTTGTTTGTGTCAGAACCAGATTCATCGTTTTTAGGGACTGATGCTCCAGATAATCATATAAACATCAAGTCTGATGGACTGCCTGACTTATTAAATGATCTGCAGTCTGtggatgattatgatggttttcttTCAACTATGGGTTCTAGCTCTTCATTTTCTGATGCACATAGGTCATTTTATGATCTGGAGGAAGCTCAGGAGCAAGTATTTTCACCTCCTCTGCTTATGGATGCATCATTATTAGCAGATTCATATGAGGACTTGCTTG CACCATTGTCAGAAACTGAAACTGCCCTGATGGAGCATTGA